From one Lycium ferocissimum isolate CSIRO_LF1 chromosome 5, AGI_CSIRO_Lferr_CH_V1, whole genome shotgun sequence genomic stretch:
- the LOC132057779 gene encoding uncharacterized protein LOC132057779, producing MDANKQDGQEQPQHVIHMIIGGVDIPQGPIMKRTKVSITREKHTQSYDPESPISFNDEDIGGIVQPHNDALVVSILVNKFRLKHVLIDPGSSANIIRWRVIEQLELLDQIVPAVQVLNGFNMACEMTNGEITLPVNTVGTMQQTKFYVKEGDMGYNALFGRPWIHNMRVVPSILHQALKFPTL from the coding sequence ATGGATGCTAACAAGCAAGATGGACAAGAACAGCCTCAACATGTGATCCACATGATTATTGGGGGGGTGGACATTCCTCAGGGGCCAATAATGAAACGCACCAAAGTTTCAATCACTAGGGAAAAACATACACAGAGTTATGACCCCGAGAGTCCCATCTCGTTCAACGATGAGGATATAGGAGGCATCGTTCAGCCCCACAATGATGCACTGGTAGTATCTATCCTTGTTAATAAATTTAGACTTAAACAtgtattgattgatccaggtagctcggctAATATCATCCGATGGAGAGTCATCGAGCAACTGGAACTACTAGACCAGATCGTGCCAGCAGTTCAAGTCCTCAACGGGTTCAATATGGCCTGTGAAATGACGAATGGTGAAATCACCTTACCGGTCAACACAGTTGGAACTATGCAGCAGACCAAGTTTTACGTGAAAGAAGGAGACATGGGATACAATGCATTATTTGGAAGACCATGGATTCACAACATGAGAGTGGTGCCCTCAATTCTGCACCAAGCGTTAAAGTTCCCGACCCTATAA